The following are encoded in a window of Lacinutrix sp. WUR7 genomic DNA:
- a CDS encoding NAD(P)/FAD-dependent oxidoreductase, which translates to MSKIVILGAGIAGHVAATHLRRKLPKKHEVVVVSPNSNYQWVPSNIWVGIGRMKSEKIYFPLAPLYKKKGIGYKQAKAISFYPEGDKIEDKPYVLSEYVVGENKGQQEKITYDYLINATGPKLNFEATEGLIPGKNKAYSVCTYTHADHAWEGLNALIQEMKAGKKAKILIGTGHAKSTCQGAAFEYILNVEQELRRHNVRDMAEVTWISNEYQLGDFGMDGMLLSYGSMTMKSHEMVEMVFEDRDIKWILGAGVNKVEDGIAHYENLEGEYKTEAYDFAMLIPSFSGHGFKAYDKNENDITEKLFKGFMLVDADYTPKPYEEWSVKDWPETYQNPSYKNIFAPGIAFAPPHAISKPRTSKNGTVISPAPPRTGMPSGITAKLVADNIIDSIKGGKESLKHKGSMGNMGAACIASAGYGMTSGSGVSITTYPIVPDYEKYPKTQGRQLGKTFGEIGLAGHWLKLALHYAFIYKAKMKPFWWLIPE; encoded by the coding sequence ATGTCTAAAATCGTCATTTTAGGAGCCGGAATTGCTGGCCACGTTGCAGCAACGCATTTGCGTAGAAAACTGCCCAAAAAACACGAAGTTGTTGTGGTGTCGCCTAACAGTAATTATCAATGGGTTCCGTCTAACATCTGGGTTGGAATTGGAAGAATGAAATCGGAGAAAATCTATTTCCCATTAGCTCCTCTATATAAAAAGAAAGGTATTGGCTATAAGCAAGCCAAAGCGATTTCGTTTTACCCGGAAGGAGATAAAATCGAAGATAAACCGTATGTTTTATCTGAATATGTAGTAGGAGAGAACAAAGGACAACAAGAAAAAATAACGTACGATTATTTAATTAATGCTACTGGTCCGAAATTAAATTTTGAAGCGACTGAAGGTTTAATTCCTGGTAAAAACAAAGCATATTCTGTTTGTACCTATACGCATGCAGATCATGCATGGGAAGGTTTAAATGCGCTAATTCAAGAAATGAAAGCTGGTAAAAAAGCTAAAATATTAATAGGAACTGGTCATGCAAAATCAACCTGTCAAGGTGCGGCTTTTGAGTATATATTAAATGTAGAACAGGAATTACGTAGACATAATGTGCGTGATATGGCAGAAGTTACATGGATTTCTAACGAATACCAATTAGGGGATTTCGGAATGGATGGTATGTTGTTAAGCTACGGAAGTATGACTATGAAATCTCATGAAATGGTCGAAATGGTTTTTGAAGATAGAGACATTAAATGGATACTTGGCGCAGGAGTTAATAAAGTGGAAGATGGAATAGCGCATTATGAAAATTTAGAAGGAGAATATAAAACGGAAGCATATGATTTTGCGATGCTAATTCCTTCGTTTTCTGGTCATGGTTTTAAAGCCTATGATAAAAATGAAAACGATATTACAGAGAAACTGTTTAAAGGATTTATGCTTGTCGACGCAGATTATACGCCAAAACCTTATGAAGAATGGTCGGTTAAAGATTGGCCAGAAACGTATCAAAATCCGAGTTATAAAAACATTTTTGCTCCCGGAATTGCATTTGCACCACCACATGCTATTTCTAAACCAAGAACTAGTAAAAATGGCACAGTGATTTCACCAGCACCACCAAGAACAGGAATGCCATCTGGTATTACCGCAAAATTAGTCGCTGACAATATTATCGATTCCATAAAAGGTGGAAAAGAATCTTTAAAACACAAAGGATCTATGGGTAATATGGGAGCCGCTTGTATTGCTTCTGCTGGTTACGGAATGACATCAGGAAGTGGTGTAAGTATTACAACGTATCCAATTGTTCCAGATTATGAAAAATATCCAAAAACACAAGGTAGACAATTAGGGAAGACCTTTGGCGAAATAGGTTTAGCAGGACATTGGCTAAAATTAGCATTGCATTATGCCTTTATTTATAAAGCTAAAATGAAACCATTTTGGTGGTTGATTCCGGAATAG
- a CDS encoding restriction endonuclease: MEKQIYIKKSNDEMELFSFEKLKNSLQSAGASKGVIETIIHGIQPVIYDGMSSNEIYKKAFALLKKHNKVCASRYSLKRAIFDLGPTGYPFERLVGALLKEKGYKTKVSVILNGECVTHEIDVLAEKDGDLYAVECKFHSDAKATSNVKVPLYINSRFLDIQKQWNTNSENNTHIKQGWLVTNTRFTEDAVNYAKCVGLTLLSWNYPKNNGLKANIDTLALYPVTTLTTLNKREKHQLIENDVVLVKELILAKGKMKNIGLSDLRIQRVLDEVRQLCII, translated from the coding sequence ATGGAAAAGCAAATTTATATTAAAAAGAGCAATGATGAGATGGAACTTTTTTCGTTTGAAAAATTAAAAAATTCCCTACAATCTGCAGGAGCATCAAAAGGTGTTATTGAAACTATTATACATGGAATTCAACCCGTTATTTATGATGGTATGTCATCTAATGAAATCTATAAGAAGGCATTTGCTTTATTAAAAAAACACAATAAGGTTTGTGCTTCACGATATAGTTTAAAACGTGCTATATTTGATTTAGGTCCTACAGGTTATCCATTTGAAAGGTTAGTTGGTGCTTTATTAAAAGAAAAAGGATATAAAACCAAAGTAAGTGTTATTTTAAATGGCGAATGTGTTACACACGAAATTGATGTATTGGCTGAAAAAGACGGGGATTTATATGCTGTAGAATGTAAATTTCATTCAGATGCTAAAGCTACAAGTAACGTTAAAGTACCATTATATATTAATTCTAGATTTTTAGATATTCAAAAACAATGGAATACCAATTCAGAGAATAATACACATATAAAACAAGGTTGGTTGGTGACTAATACCAGATTTACAGAAGATGCTGTAAATTATGCAAAATGTGTTGGTTTAACTTTGTTAAGTTGGAATTACCCAAAAAATAATGGATTAAAAGCTAATATTGACACGTTGGCTTTATATCCTGTTACCACTTTAACAACATTAAATAAAAGAGAAAAGCATCAGCTAATAGAAAATGATGTTGTTTTAGTAAAGGAACTCATTCTAGCTAAAGGAAAAATGAAAAATATAGGATTATCAGATTTAAGGATTCAGCGTGTTTTAGATGAAGTGAGACAATTATGTATAATTTAA
- a CDS encoding Pycsar system effector family protein, translating into MKNDFPKDKGFNLSQKKLEKYDSRGVQTLFKTLSRNHYNLLKMVDNKARIILTVNSIITSLLFGIHFIDSSSKTLQVNVGTKILVLSSMISMVFALFSMLPHRYLGKSFKISGYKGTLYAGNFSKQSLVEFKQEFERIMNSGNSIYNELIDDLYFLGLVISKKQRLLYYSVLVFLIGLMTTIIYTLSKL; encoded by the coding sequence ATGAAAAATGACTTTCCAAAAGATAAAGGCTTTAATTTAAGTCAAAAGAAATTAGAAAAATATGATTCAAGAGGTGTACAAACGCTTTTTAAAACACTTTCAAGAAACCATTATAATCTTTTAAAAATGGTTGATAATAAAGCAAGAATTATTTTAACTGTTAACTCAATAATTACATCGCTACTATTTGGTATTCATTTTATTGATTCTAGTAGTAAAACGTTACAAGTAAATGTTGGCACTAAAATATTAGTGTTAAGTAGTATGATATCTATGGTATTTGCATTATTTAGCATGCTTCCTCATCGTTATTTGGGTAAAAGTTTTAAAATAAGTGGCTATAAAGGAACTTTATACGCAGGTAATTTTTCAAAACAATCACTAGTAGAATTCAAGCAAGAATTTGAGCGTATTATGAATTCTGGCAATTCTATTTATAATGAATTGATAGATGACTTATACTTTCTGGGACTAGTAATATCTAAAAAGCAACGGCTTTTATATTATTCTGTATTAGTATTTCTAATAGGTTTAATGACAACAATTATCTATACGCTTTCAAAACTTTAA
- a CDS encoding T9SS type A sorting domain-containing protein, protein MKKIYFLLTLFLLACVHTFAQDQFTVQIEPLILTNAPNVHSFSWGKTTDGKWIIIGGRTEGLHQRQPFAAFQENNNNKSVYVIDPAANQTWSTTISVLQAAMFEQLQSTNQEFIQRGNTLYIIGGYGYSTMQNDHITYGKLTAIDIDGLANAVINNTSIVSFFRQITNTNLAVTGGHVGLLNNVFYLCGGQYFEGRYNPMGPDNGPGFIQNYTEEIRTFEISDDGTNLSIVNYSAQNDTDNLHRRDYNMSPQIFPDGSSGFTMFSGVFQHIENLPWLNTVDVNTSGYTVNNSFNQYLSQYHSAIIPVYDTSNNIMHTLFFGGMSQYKLDENDNLIQDDNVPFVKTISKVSRFSDGSMEESSLGIEMPTFLGAGAEFIPLNNNTNYLTNEIVDINNLQEDTTLVGYIFGGIESTQENIFFINDGTQSSASNLAFKVFINKSSLSVDEVALNSNNIYNLKVYPNPSKGIFSVEVFIPNTEKSTIEVYDLLGKKIKSVIIEKSIGLKTIALDLTKMDSGEYILLFKNNVNIIDKEIIKL, encoded by the coding sequence ATGAAGAAAATTTATTTTTTATTAACACTTTTTTTATTAGCATGTGTGCATACATTTGCACAAGACCAGTTTACAGTTCAAATAGAACCTTTAATCCTTACTAATGCACCAAATGTACATTCATTTTCATGGGGAAAAACGACTGATGGGAAATGGATAATTATTGGTGGAAGAACTGAGGGGTTACATCAAAGACAGCCTTTCGCTGCTTTTCAAGAAAATAATAATAATAAAAGTGTTTATGTTATAGATCCTGCAGCTAATCAAACTTGGAGTACAACCATTAGTGTTTTGCAAGCAGCAATGTTTGAACAGTTGCAATCTACAAATCAAGAATTTATACAAAGAGGAAATACACTTTACATTATTGGAGGTTATGGTTATAGTACTATGCAAAACGACCATATTACTTATGGTAAATTAACAGCAATAGATATTGATGGATTAGCTAATGCAGTAATAAATAATACAAGTATAGTTTCCTTTTTTAGACAAATTACAAATACAAATCTTGCGGTTACTGGTGGACATGTAGGTTTATTAAATAATGTGTTTTATTTATGCGGAGGGCAATATTTTGAAGGAAGATACAATCCGATGGGACCAGATAATGGGCCTGGTTTTATTCAGAATTATACCGAAGAAATTAGAACTTTTGAAATAAGTGATGATGGTACAAATCTTTCAATAGTAAATTATTCAGCACAAAACGATACCGATAATTTACATAGAAGAGATTATAATATGTCACCACAAATTTTTCCTGATGGAAGTAGCGGTTTTACTATGTTTAGTGGTGTTTTTCAGCATATAGAAAATTTACCTTGGCTAAATACTGTAGATGTAAATACTTCTGGATATACAGTTAATAATTCGTTTAATCAATATTTAAGTCAGTATCATAGTGCTATAATCCCTGTTTATGATACTTCAAACAATATAATGCATACTTTGTTTTTTGGAGGTATGAGTCAATACAAATTAGATGAAAATGATAATTTAATACAAGATGATAACGTACCATTTGTAAAAACCATTAGTAAAGTTTCAAGATTTAGTGATGGATCCATGGAAGAAAGTAGTTTGGGTATTGAAATGCCAACATTTTTAGGTGCTGGAGCAGAGTTTATTCCATTAAATAATAACACCAATTATTTAACTAATGAAATAGTAGATATCAATAATTTACAAGAAGATACTACGCTTGTTGGGTATATTTTTGGAGGTATAGAAAGTACTCAAGAAAATATTTTTTTTATCAATGATGGTACACAGAGTAGTGCAAGTAACTTGGCTTTTAAAGTATTTATTAATAAATCTTCTTTAAGTGTGGATGAAGTTGCGCTTAATTCAAATAATATCTATAATTTAAAAGTATATCCAAACCCATCTAAGGGGATTTTTTCTGTTGAAGTATTTATTCCAAATACTGAAAAATCCACAATAGAAGTATATGATCTTTTAGGCAAGAAAATTAAATCTGTAATAATAGAGAAATCTATTGGGTTAAAAACGATTGCTTTAGACTTAACAAAAATGGATTCTGGCGAGTATATTTTGTTGTTTAAAAATAATGTAAATATTATAGATAAAGAAATAATCAAACTTTAA